From the Streptomyces sp. SN-593 genome, the window GCGATGGTGCTGGCCGACGCCGGCTGCGAGGTGACCTTGTGGGGCCGCCGCCCCGACATCGCGGCCGCCATCAACACCACCCGGACCAACCCGCAGTACTCCAGCGAGATCACCCTGCCGCCGGCCGTGACGGCCACCACCGACCCGGCACGGGCCGCCGCCGGCGCGGAGTTGGTCTTCCTGGCCGTGCCGTCGCAGTCGCTGCGCGCCAACCTCGCCGACTGGGCGCCGCTGCTGCGCCCCGACGCGGTCCTGGTCAGCCTGATGAAGGGCGTCGAACTGGGCACCGCGAAGCGGATGAGCGAGGTGATCGAGGAGGTCGCCAAGGTCGACCGGGACCGCGTCGCGGTGCTCACCGGCCCTAACCTGGCCGCGGAGATCGCCGCCCGCCAGCCCGCGGCCGCCGTGGTCGCCTGCCGCGACGAGGCGGCCGCGCGCCGCATCCAGACCGCGTGCCACACCGCGTACTACCGGCCGTACACCAACACCGACGTGATCGGCTGCGAGCTGGGCGGCGCGGTGAAGAACGTGATCGCGCTCGCGGTCGGCATCGCCGGCGGCATGGGCCTGGGCGACAACACCAAGGCGTCGCTGATCACCCGGGGACTGGCCGAGACCACCCGGTTGGGCCTGGCGATGGGCGCGGACCCGTACACCTTCGCCGGGCTCGCCGGGATGGGCGACCTCGTCGCCACCTGCTCCTCCCCGCTGTCCCGCAACAACACCTTCGGCCACAACCTCGGCCGGGGCATGAGCCTCGCCGAGACCATCGCCGCCACCAGCCAGACCGCCGAGGGCGTCAAGTCGTGCGAGTCCGTCGCCGACCTCGCCCGCAGGCACGGCGTCGACATGCCGATCACGGAGACCGTGGTCGACATCGTGCACAACGGGAAGCCGCCCGTCGTGGCCGTCAAGGAGTTGATGTCACGTTCCGCGAAACCCGAACGGTAAGGTCGACGCGACATGAGCAACCTGCCAACGCCCCAGAGCCAGGACCCGCACTCCGAGCGGCCGCCCTACGACCGAAAGCCGCGCGTCGCCGTCGTGTTCGGCGGGCGCAGCTCCGAGCACGGCGTGTCCGTGGTGACCGCGGCCAGCGTGCTGCGCGCCATCGACCGCGACAAGTACGACGTCCTGCCGATCGGCATCACCACCGAGGGCCGCTGGGCGCTGACCGCCGACGAGCCGGAGCGGATGGCCATCGCCGACCGGCGGATGCCGACCGTCGAGCAGGTCACCGACCACGACGGCGCGGTGCTGCTGCCCGTGGACCCGGCCAGCCGCGAGGTGGTCTACACCGAGGTCGGCGCGGTGCCCAAGGCACTCGGCGAGGTCGATGTCGTCCTGCCCCTGCTGCACGGCCCCTACGGCGAGGACGGCACCCTCCAGGGCCTGCTGGAACTGTCCGGCGTGCCGTACGTGGGCGCGGGCGTGCTCGCCTCCGCGGTCGGCATGGACAAGGAGTACATGAAGCGGATCTTCACCTCCTTCGGGCTGAAGGTCGGTCCGTACACGGTGGTCCGCCCGCGCGAGTGGCAGCAGGACCCGGCCGCCGCCCGCCGCAAGGTGCTGGAGTTCGCGCAGGTCCACGGCTGGCCGCTGTTCGTCAAGCCGACCCGGGCCGGCTCGTCGATCGGCATCAGCAAGGTCGACGGGCCCGAGCAGCTCGACGCCGCCCTCGCCGAGGCCCGCCGGCACGACCCCAAGGTCCTCGTCGAGGCGCTGGTGAACGGCCGCGAGATCGAGTGCGGCGTGCTGGAGTTCGCCGACGGCCCGCGCGCGTCCGCGCCCGCGGAGATCCCGCCGGCCGCCAGCAGCGACTTCTACGACTTCGACGCCAAGTACATCGACTCGGCCGAGGGCGTGGTACCCGCGCCGCTCACCGCCGAGCAGACCGAGCGCGTGCAGCGGCTGGCCGTCGAGGCGTTCGAGGCGGCGTCCTGCGAGGGGCTGGTCCGCGCGGACTTCTTCCTGCTGGACAGCGGCGAGTTCGTGATCAACGAGATCAACACCATGCCCGGCTTCACCCCGATCTCGATGTACCCGCGGATGTGGCAGGAGAGCGGCGTCGGCTACACCGAGCTGATCGACCTGCTCATCCAGGCGGCGCTGCGCCGGTCCACCGGCCTGCGCTGACCGCCCGCCGTACGCCCGCCGACCCCGCCGCGCCGCTCACAGGCCGGCGGGGATCGTCGCCTTCACCGCGGGGGCCAGCTCCGCGAGCGGGGTCGCGTCATGGGCGTACCGGGCCGGCAGCAGCAGTTCCACGTACGCCTTGCGCAGCGTCGTGGTCAGCCGGGCGCTGCCGTCCTCGTCCTGCTGCCACGACCAGGACACCCCGCCCACCTCGGCACCGGGGGTGTTGACGTCGTCGTCGTTCGCCGGCCGCGGTACGCCGCAGCGCAGCACGATCGTAGGATCGCCCCAACCGGCGGTCAGGGGGGATGCCGGCTTGAGAGCATGACCGGACATCCCGTCGACCGTCTTCGGCAACCGCGCGTGCAGTGCCTTGCAGTAGCCGGCGACCTCGGCGGTCGGAACCGGTACGGCGACCGACTCGTCGTCGCCGGAGCCGGCGAACACGTAGACCGCCGCCGCGGACAGGCACGCGGCGGCGGACACGGAGATCAGCATGACCCGGCGGTTGAACGTCACCGGGAAAGCATAGGAAGAAGCGCGGGAGAGCCTCGCACCAGGGGCTCGGTGGGGGGCTATATATGGACGACCGGGCAGGTCAGCGTGCGGGTGATGCCCTCGGCCTGCTGGACCTTGGCCACCACCATGCGGCCGAGCTCGTCGACCGTCTCGGCCTGGGCGCGGACGATGACGTCATAGGGGCCTGTGACGTCCTCCGCCTGGATGACTCCGTCGATCTTGGAGATCACCTCCGCTACTGCCGAGGACTTCCCGACCTCGGTCTGGATCAGGATGTAGGCCTGTACCACGGAACCTCCAGGGCGGCTTCGAGGATCATGTGGGAGGGGAGACGCCACGTTATCGCGTCGCCGCTCGCAGCGGGGAGACCCGCGCGGTACCAGACCCCGGTATTGACGGGAAACACGCAGCGGACCGGACCGGAGCACGCGCGCCGGCCGAGAATCGAGGGGACGACGCTATGAAGGGGACCGTGGGCGAGCTGGGGGAGTTCGGGCTCATCAGGGAACTGACCTCCCGCCTCACCTCTACCCCCGCGGTGCAGATCGGCCCCGGCGACGACGCCGCCGTGGTCGCCGCACCCGACCGCCGGGTGGTCGCCACCACCGACGTGCTCCTCGAAGGACGGCACTTCCGCCGCGACTGGTCCACCGCCTACGACGTCGGCCGCAAGGCCGCCGCGCAGAACCTCGCCGACATCGCGGCCATGGGCGCGGTGCCCACCGCGGTGCTGCTCGCCCTCGTGGTGCCCGCCGAACTGCGCGTGACCTGGCCGGTCGAGCTGATGGACGGCATCAGGGACGAGTGCCAGGTGGCCGGCGCCGCCGTGGTCGGCGGTGACGTGGTGCGCGGTGAGACCATCACCGTCTCCATCACCGCCCTCGGCGACCTGCGCAGCCGGCCCGCGGTCACCCGCGCCGGCGCCCGCCCCGGCAACCTGGTCGCCGTCACCGGCTGGCTCGGCTGGTCCGCGGCGGGGCTCGCCGTGCTCTCCCGCGGCTTCCGCTCGCCGCGGGCCTTCGTCGAGGCGCACCGCCGGCCGGAGCCGCCCTACCACGCCGGTCCGGCCGCCGCCGAACTCGGCGCCACCGCGATGACCGACGTCAGCGACGGCCTGGTCGCCGACCTCGGCCACATCGCCGCCGCCAGCGGTGTGGACATCGACGTGCGCTCCGCGGCGGTCGACATCCCCGCGCAGATGACGGACATCGGCCAGGCCGTCGGCGTCGACCCGCTGCACTGGGTGCTCACCGGCGGCGAGGACCACGCGATCGTGGCCGCGTTCCCGCGCGACGTGAAGCTCCCGGCCCGCTGGCGGATCATCGGCGACGTCACCGCGCCCGCCGGCCGCACCCCGCGGGTCACCGTCGACGGCGCGCCCTGGGACAAGGCCGGCGGCTGGGACCACTTCGGACCGGACGCGTGAGCGCGCCGGGCGCACCCCGGCCGCCGCGCCCCGCGCCGCCGCGGGTGCTGACCGTCGCCGGGTCCGACTCCGGCGGCGGCGCGGGCATCCAGGCGGACCTGAAGACGATGCTGGCGCTCGGCGTGCACGGCATGAGCGTGCTCACCG encodes:
- a CDS encoding Lrp/AsnC family transcriptional regulator — translated: MVQAYILIQTEVGKSSAVAEVISKIDGVIQAEDVTGPYDVIVRAQAETVDELGRMVVAKVQQAEGITRTLTCPVVHI
- a CDS encoding thiamine-phosphate kinase, which gives rise to MKGTVGELGEFGLIRELTSRLTSTPAVQIGPGDDAAVVAAPDRRVVATTDVLLEGRHFRRDWSTAYDVGRKAAAQNLADIAAMGAVPTAVLLALVVPAELRVTWPVELMDGIRDECQVAGAAVVGGDVVRGETITVSITALGDLRSRPAVTRAGARPGNLVAVTGWLGWSAAGLAVLSRGFRSPRAFVEAHRRPEPPYHAGPAAAELGATAMTDVSDGLVADLGHIAAASGVDIDVRSAAVDIPAQMTDIGQAVGVDPLHWVLTGGEDHAIVAAFPRDVKLPARWRIIGDVTAPAGRTPRVTVDGAPWDKAGGWDHFGPDA
- a CDS encoding D-alanine--D-alanine ligase family protein, yielding MSNLPTPQSQDPHSERPPYDRKPRVAVVFGGRSSEHGVSVVTAASVLRAIDRDKYDVLPIGITTEGRWALTADEPERMAIADRRMPTVEQVTDHDGAVLLPVDPASREVVYTEVGAVPKALGEVDVVLPLLHGPYGEDGTLQGLLELSGVPYVGAGVLASAVGMDKEYMKRIFTSFGLKVGPYTVVRPREWQQDPAAARRKVLEFAQVHGWPLFVKPTRAGSSIGISKVDGPEQLDAALAEARRHDPKVLVEALVNGREIECGVLEFADGPRASAPAEIPPAASSDFYDFDAKYIDSAEGVVPAPLTAEQTERVQRLAVEAFEAASCEGLVRADFFLLDSGEFVINEINTMPGFTPISMYPRMWQESGVGYTELIDLLIQAALRRSTGLR
- a CDS encoding NAD(P)H-dependent glycerol-3-phosphate dehydrogenase is translated as MTARCAVFGTGSWGTAFAMVLADAGCEVTLWGRRPDIAAAINTTRTNPQYSSEITLPPAVTATTDPARAAAGAELVFLAVPSQSLRANLADWAPLLRPDAVLVSLMKGVELGTAKRMSEVIEEVAKVDRDRVAVLTGPNLAAEIAARQPAAAVVACRDEAAARRIQTACHTAYYRPYTNTDVIGCELGGAVKNVIALAVGIAGGMGLGDNTKASLITRGLAETTRLGLAMGADPYTFAGLAGMGDLVATCSSPLSRNNTFGHNLGRGMSLAETIAATSQTAEGVKSCESVADLARRHGVDMPITETVVDIVHNGKPPVVAVKELMSRSAKPER
- a CDS encoding DUF3515 domain-containing protein, producing MTFNRRVMLISVSAAACLSAAAVYVFAGSGDDESVAVPVPTAEVAGYCKALHARLPKTVDGMSGHALKPASPLTAGWGDPTIVLRCGVPRPANDDDVNTPGAEVGGVSWSWQQDEDGSARLTTTLRKAYVELLLPARYAHDATPLAELAPAVKATIPAGL